The Sphingomonas alpina genome has a segment encoding these proteins:
- a CDS encoding VOC family protein has product MFSHITLGSSDIDRSRAFYEPVMTALGIGQPFQLDQGLVFGELAGPKLFIGAPFDGGAPHPGNGPHTALLAPDRAAVDAFHAAALTNGGSDEGIPGLRPHYHANYYGAYVRDPDGNKLQAVCHRKYDDTAA; this is encoded by the coding sequence GTGTTCAGCCATATCACCCTTGGCAGCAGCGACATCGATCGTTCGCGCGCCTTTTACGAACCGGTGATGACAGCCCTTGGTATCGGCCAGCCATTTCAACTCGACCAAGGGCTCGTCTTTGGCGAATTGGCGGGACCGAAGCTTTTTATCGGAGCGCCGTTCGATGGGGGTGCTCCACATCCCGGCAACGGACCGCATACCGCCCTCCTTGCGCCCGATCGTGCGGCAGTCGATGCATTCCATGCCGCCGCGTTGACGAACGGCGGCAGCGATGAGGGAATACCGGGTCTCAGGCCGCATTATCATGCCAATTATTATGGCGCCTATGTGCGCGATCCCGATGGAAACAAGCTTCAGGCGGTGTGTCATCGTAAATATGACGACACAGCGGCTTGA
- a CDS encoding Fur family transcriptional regulator: protein MNAIRRGASALARASVRRTPSYPASLLAKDIVNRLTQSGVPLSAYDLATELSVDGRRMFVVSIYRALARLCLDRVIERVEMTSRYRIKDVDRAVLMTCTECGQTFAIPAGAEHEALEHALTGAGFVTSKLALEAAGTCLACRDDQGCNLLKTA, encoded by the coding sequence ATGAACGCAATCCGACGGGGCGCAAGCGCGTTGGCGCGCGCATCGGTACGACGCACGCCCTCCTATCCGGCGTCGCTTCTGGCGAAGGATATCGTCAACCGACTGACGCAATCCGGCGTGCCGCTCAGCGCCTATGATCTGGCCACCGAACTCAGTGTCGATGGTCGCCGCATGTTTGTCGTCTCGATCTATCGGGCGCTTGCCAGGCTGTGCCTGGATCGCGTGATCGAGCGAGTCGAAATGACCTCCCGCTACCGCATCAAGGACGTCGATCGCGCCGTGCTGATGACGTGCACCGAATGCGGGCAAACCTTTGCGATACCGGCCGGTGCGGAACACGAAGCGCTCGAACATGCCCTGACCGGCGCCGGTTTCGTGACGAGCAAGCTCGCACTTGAGGCGGCAGGCACGTGCCTGGCTTGCCGGGACGATCAGGGCTGCAACTTGCTCAAGACCGCGTAG